A window of the Synechococcus sp. M16.1 genome harbors these coding sequences:
- a CDS encoding PLP-dependent aspartate aminotransferase family protein — protein sequence MNTGLNTRVIHHGDSFAGDTGTVMPPIFPTSTFAHGNAGGFDYTRSGNPNFRILDGVLASVEGCAHATVFASGVSAITAVVSQLKQGDLVLCEENLYGCTVRLFEQVFAKFGLKTAWVDFTQPAALEQIKAQKPAMVWLESPTNPLLKVIDLQAVCAITQPLGIPVVVDNTFATALVQRPLELGATLSLTSTTKYINGHSDALGGAVCTNDPEWHQKMVFSQKALGLQPSPFDCWLITRGIKTLPLRLKQQMANAAALADQLAGHAKVNWVRYPHRSDHPQHQVATRQMRAGGAIVTVSFNASQEQTYALCKQLRWFTMAESLGGIESLICHPATMTHAAVSADVKAKLGIDDGLVRFSVGCEDLADLQADLDQALELLA from the coding sequence GTGAACACAGGCCTGAACACCCGGGTGATCCACCACGGCGACAGCTTTGCGGGAGACACCGGCACGGTGATGCCGCCGATCTTCCCCACCAGCACCTTTGCCCATGGCAACGCTGGCGGATTTGATTACACCCGTTCCGGCAACCCCAACTTCCGCATCCTTGATGGGGTGCTCGCTTCGGTTGAAGGTTGCGCCCACGCCACCGTGTTCGCCTCCGGCGTCAGCGCCATCACCGCCGTGGTCTCCCAGCTGAAGCAGGGCGATCTGGTGCTCTGCGAAGAGAACCTCTACGGCTGCACCGTGCGGCTGTTCGAGCAGGTGTTCGCCAAGTTCGGCCTGAAAACCGCGTGGGTGGACTTCACCCAACCAGCCGCACTCGAGCAGATCAAAGCCCAGAAGCCGGCGATGGTGTGGCTGGAGAGCCCGACCAACCCTCTGCTCAAGGTGATCGACCTGCAGGCGGTCTGCGCCATCACCCAACCCCTCGGCATCCCCGTGGTGGTGGACAACACCTTCGCCACCGCCCTGGTGCAGCGCCCTCTGGAGCTGGGCGCCACCCTCTCACTTACCAGCACGACCAAGTACATCAACGGCCACTCCGATGCCCTCGGGGGAGCCGTGTGCACCAACGATCCTGAGTGGCACCAAAAAATGGTGTTCTCCCAGAAGGCCCTGGGCCTGCAGCCCTCCCCCTTTGATTGCTGGCTGATCACGCGGGGCATCAAGACCCTGCCGCTGCGGCTCAAGCAGCAGATGGCCAATGCCGCGGCCCTGGCCGATCAGCTGGCGGGGCACGCCAAGGTGAACTGGGTGCGTTACCCACACCGCAGTGATCACCCCCAGCATCAGGTGGCAACCCGTCAGATGCGTGCCGGTGGCGCCATCGTGACGGTGAGCTTCAACGCCAGCCAGGAGCAGACCTATGCCCTCTGCAAACAACTGCGCTGGTTCACCATGGCCGAAAGCCTGGGCGGCATCGAAAGCCTGATCTGCCACCCCGCCACCATGACCCACGCGGCGGTATCCGCCGATGTGAAGGCCAAGCTGGGCATCGACGACGGCTTGGTGCGCTTCTCGGTGGGCTGCGAAGACCTCGCCGATCTACAGGCCGATCTGGACCAGGCCCTGGAGCTGCTGGCGTGA